In one window of Escherichia coli DSM 30083 = JCM 1649 = ATCC 11775 DNA:
- the valS gene encoding valine--tRNA ligase, which translates to MEKTYNPQDIEQPLYEHWEKQGYFKPNGDESQESFCIMIPPPNVTGSLHMGHAFQQTIMDTMIRYQRMQGKNTLWQVGTDHAGIATQMVVERKIAAEEGKTRHDYGREAFIDKIWEWKAESGGTITRQMRRLGNSVDWERERFTMDEGLSNAVKEVFVRLYKEDLIYRGKRLVNWDPKLRTAISDLEVENRESKGSMWHIRYPLADGAKTADGKDYLVVATTRPETLLGDTGVAVNPEDPRYKDLIGKYVILPLVNRRIPIVGDEHADMEKGTGCVKITPAHDFNDYEVGKRHALPMINILTFDGDIRESAQVFDTKGNESDVYSSEIPAEFQKLERFAARKAVVAAVDALGLLEEIKPHDLTVPYGDRGGVVIEPMLTDQWYVRADVLAKPAVEAVENGDIQFVPKQYENMYFSWMRDIQDWCISRQLWWGHRIPAWYDEAGNVYVGRNEEEVRKENNLGADVALRQDEDVLDTWFSSALWTFSTLGWPENTDALRQFHPTSVMVSGFDIIFFWIARMIMMTMHFIKDENGKPQVPFHTVYMTGLIRDDEGQKMSKSKGNVIDPLDMVDGISLPELLEKRTGNMMQPQLADKIRKRTEKQFPNGIEPHGTDALRFTLAALASTGRDINWDMKRLEGYRNFCNKLWNASRFVLMNTEGQDCGFNGGEMTLSLADRWILAEFNQTIKAYREALDSFRFDIAAGILYEFTWNQFCDWYLELTKPVMNGGTEAELRGTRHTLVTVLEGLLRLAHPIIPFITETIWQRVKVLCGITADTIMLQPFPQYDASQVDEAALADTEWLKQAIVAVRNIRAEMNIAPGKPLELLLRGCSADAERRINENRGFLQTLARLESITVLPADDKGPVSVTKIIDGAELLIPMAGLINKEDELARLAKEVAKIEGEISRIENKLANEGFVARAPEAVIAKEREKLEGYAEAKAKLIEQQAVIAAL; encoded by the coding sequence ATGGAAAAGACATATAACCCACAAGATATCGAACAGCCGCTTTACGAGCACTGGGAAAAGCAGGGCTACTTTAAGCCTAATGGCGATGAAAGCCAGGAAAGTTTCTGCATCATGATCCCGCCGCCGAACGTCACCGGCAGTTTGCATATGGGTCACGCCTTCCAGCAAACCATCATGGATACCATGATCCGCTATCAGCGCATGCAGGGCAAAAACACCCTGTGGCAGGTCGGTACTGACCACGCCGGGATCGCTACCCAGATGGTCGTTGAGCGCAAGATTGCCGCAGAAGAAGGTAAAACCCGTCACGACTACGGCCGCGAAGCTTTCATCGACAAAATTTGGGAATGGAAAGCGGAATCCGGCGGCACCATTACCCGTCAGATGCGCCGTCTCGGCAACTCCGTGGACTGGGAGCGTGAACGCTTCACGATGGACGAAGGCCTGTCCAATGCGGTGAAAGAAGTTTTCGTTCGTCTGTATAAAGAAGACCTGATTTACCGTGGCAAACGCCTGGTAAACTGGGACCCGAAACTGCGCACCGCTATCTCTGACCTGGAAGTGGAAAACCGCGAATCGAAAGGTTCGATGTGGCACATCCGCTATCCGCTGGCTGACGGTGCGAAAACCGCAGACGGTAAAGATTACCTGGTGGTTGCGACTACCCGTCCGGAAACCCTGCTGGGCGATACCGGTGTAGCCGTTAACCCGGAAGATCCGCGTTACAAAGACCTGATTGGCAAATATGTCATTCTACCGCTGGTTAACCGTCGTATTCCGATCGTTGGCGACGAACACGCCGACATGGAAAAAGGCACCGGCTGCGTGAAGATCACCCCGGCGCACGACTTTAACGACTATGAAGTCGGTAAACGTCACGCCCTGCCGATGATCAACATCCTGACCTTTGACGGCGATATCCGTGAAAGCGCCCAGGTGTTCGATACCAAAGGTAACGAATCTGACGTTTATTCCAGCGAGATCCCGGCAGAATTCCAGAAACTGGAGCGTTTTGCCGCACGTAAAGCAGTCGTTGCTGCGGTTGACGCACTCGGCCTGCTGGAAGAAATTAAACCGCACGACCTGACCGTTCCTTACGGCGACCGTGGCGGCGTAGTTATCGAACCAATGCTGACCGACCAGTGGTACGTGCGTGCCGATGTACTGGCGAAACCGGCGGTTGAAGCGGTTGAGAACGGCGACATTCAGTTCGTACCGAAGCAGTACGAAAACATGTATTTCTCCTGGATGCGCGATATTCAGGACTGGTGTATCTCTCGTCAGCTGTGGTGGGGTCACCGTATCCCGGCATGGTATGACGAAGCGGGTAATGTTTATGTTGGCCGCAACGAAGAAGAAGTGCGCAAGGAAAATAACCTCGGTGCCGACGTTGCCCTGCGTCAGGACGAAGACGTTCTCGACACCTGGTTCTCTTCTGCGCTGTGGACCTTCTCTACCCTTGGCTGGCCGGAAAACACCGACGCCCTGCGTCAGTTCCACCCAACCAGCGTGATGGTATCCGGCTTCGACATCATCTTCTTCTGGATTGCCCGCATGATCATGATGACCATGCACTTCATCAAAGATGAAAATGGCAAACCGCAGGTGCCGTTCCACACTGTTTACATGACCGGTCTGATTCGTGACGACGAAGGCCAGAAAATGTCCAAATCCAAGGGTAACGTTATCGACCCGCTGGATATGGTTGACGGTATTTCGCTGCCAGAACTGCTGGAAAAACGTACCGGCAATATGATGCAGCCGCAGCTGGCGGACAAAATCCGTAAGCGCACCGAGAAACAGTTCCCGAACGGCATTGAGCCGCACGGCACCGATGCCCTGCGCTTCACCCTGGCGGCGCTGGCGTCTACCGGTCGTGACATCAACTGGGATATGAAGCGCCTGGAAGGTTACCGTAACTTCTGTAACAAGCTGTGGAACGCCAGCCGCTTTGTGCTGATGAACACAGAAGGTCAGGATTGCGGCTTTAACGGCGGCGAAATGACACTGTCGCTGGCGGACCGCTGGATTCTGGCAGAGTTCAACCAGACCATCAAAGCGTACCGCGAAGCGCTGGACAGCTTCCGCTTCGATATCGCTGCAGGCATTCTGTATGAGTTCACCTGGAACCAGTTCTGTGACTGGTATCTGGAGCTGACCAAGCCGGTAATGAACGGTGGCACCGAAGCCGAACTGCGCGGTACTCGCCATACGCTGGTGACTGTACTGGAAGGTCTGCTGCGCCTCGCGCATCCGATCATTCCGTTCATCACCGAAACCATCTGGCAGCGTGTGAAAGTACTTTGCGGTATCACTGCCGACACCATCATGCTGCAGCCGTTCCCGCAGTACGATGCATCTCAGGTTGATGAAGCCGCACTGGCCGACACCGAATGGCTGAAACAGGCGATCGTTGCGGTACGTAACATCCGTGCAGAAATGAACATCGCGCCGGGCAAACCGCTGGAGCTGCTGCTGCGTGGTTGCAGCGCGGATGCAGAACGTCGCATAAATGAAAACCGTGGCTTCCTGCAAACCCTGGCGCGTCTGGAAAGCATCACCGTGCTGCCTGCCGATGACAAAGGTCCGGTTTCCGTTACGAAGATCATCGACGGCGCAGAGCTGCTGATCCCGATGGCTGGCCTCATCAACAAAGAAGATGAGCTGGCGCGTCTGGCGAAAGAAGTGGCGAAGATCGAAGGCGAAATCAGCCGTATCGAGAACAAGCTGGCGAATGAAGGCTTTGTCGCCCGCGCACCGGAAGCGGTCATCGCGAAAGAGCGTGAGAAGCTGGAAGGCTATGCGGAAGCGAAAGCGAAGCTGATTGAACAGCAGGCTGTTATCGCCGCGCTGTAA